GGCAATGTGCTCTCCATGCTGCCTGTATGTAGCATGCTCCCCATGACATCCAAGACATTGAATAGTATCTACAAATTGTATGACAACATTACCAAGAAGGGAGACTGAGTCCTGTGGTTTACTTATTtaggtattaaaaaaaaacaaatacactTAAGTATTAAGGGTTTGAAGCTTTACCTGAACATGTGTTTGAGTTTGACGCTATGTAAGCGATTCAAATGGGAAGCTACAAACTTGACATCATCAGGCAAGAGTATGAAGCCTTCAACATCGGTAACAGTTATAACGGTTCTAACTGAGCTGGGAACGCGAGAAGAaggatgaggatctagaacccagaAGAGAAGATCTCCACATATGTCACCTTTTGTGAGACGAATGTGAGAACTAGAATATGTTTCAAAAGATTCTGTCGTGCTTATCAGTTCGCCTCTAGTTACAATAAACTTTCCTCAACCGGGGCACCTTTTCGCACTATGTAGCTATTTTCCGAGTAGAACACAGGCTTCACCCGATCACACAGTGCTTCTAGTAGCCAACCATCATCCATGAAGGAGAGCCAAGGAACCTGAAAACCCAAAAATCATACGTACTCTAAAAACTAACTATATTGGGAAACAGCGAGAGAAACATGAGTATGGGATCTTACACGCTTCAATAACTTCATGTAAAAATGGTGTTTGGTTTCGAGCCTGATATCTTTGGGAAGGCTACGAAGAAGAGCTTCCTCTTCTGTGCTTCTAGTTTCTTGCCATTTATAGTCTTCGTATTTCCTAATGCGTTCCTTTATATTCTCTGGTAGCTTCCTATAGGACATCCATTTTTCTgtgtctctcttcttctcctcccaTTCATCTACTCTTATAGTAGTTGATTGCAAGTACTTCTGTGATCACCAATAAATGAATTCAGATATATACAAGATCAATATCTTTGTGATGAGGTGTGAGTGTGTCTATTACCTGAACATTTCCAATGAGCACAGCAAACAAGAGTACACCAGAGACACAAATGATGATAGCAAAAAGTATCTCCCCTTCAGAGTTGCTTGTCTctaggttttgtcccaaagcaCTGTAATTGTTCATGAAAATCTGGTTGTAACCACGATGCCCTACTAGCAAAAATAAGCTGGCGTTTGATAACAGAACCAGACTGCCTACTCTCTCGGGTCCTAGCTGGTAAGTATTTTCATGAGCAGAACTTTCTAGATGTCTCACCACCGGCTAGCTGCTCCCATGGATGGCGTGGAATTCTCATCGGAAGGGACCTTATCAAGGCACACCTTGGATGGGCAATTGGAGATGGGAAAGATGTAAGTGTATGGCAAGAtccttggttgtcgtcttcagCTAGGGAATGTCCTATGGGGCCTGCTACGGAGAGGAGTAAGGATCTGAAAGTCTCAGATTTATTTCTAGAGAACTCACAAGAATGGGACAGAGAAAAGATCGCCAACCTATTTTCGCAGCATCTAGAGAAGATTCTCCTAATCAAACCGAGCAAATGGGGAGGAAAAGATAAACAAATCTGGCTCAAACAAAACTCAGGCTCCTACTCTACAAGAACAGGATACTTTTCAGCAATCGAAAACTATCATCGGGCAGAAACGGAAGCTCAGACCCCCACTAGAGACTGGGTGAATGAAGTGTGGAAGCTATCAGTATCCCCTAAGCTAAGGCTTTTTATTTGGAAAGTCAAACATGGAGCCATTCCAGTTGGAGAGAGATTGGAAGCAAGACAGATCTTAACCGGCGCTAAATGCCCACACTGCAACAGGGAAGAATCTATCCTACACCTATTTTTCTTATGCCCGTATGCAGTTGAAGTTTGGAATTTGATACCTTTCTCAGAGCCGTTTGACCCGCTAGCAACGACTGACTTCGACTCTGGATGGAAAAGGCTACTAGCCAACACCACGCTCCCACCAATCGGGCTGTGGCAAACCCCCCTCGCGACCTGGGTCATCTGGTCTGCGagaaatcaaaaaatatttcagaATAGGAACTTCTCTGCCCAAGACTCAGTTCTAAAGGCGATCTTAGATGCGAAGGAATGGCAACAGGCCCAACCGGCTAAAGATAGCGTCAATTCGCAGAGAAAGAAATTACCTTCTCCCCGAGACCCAGTTGATTGGATCATCTGCAAATCAGATGCAGCTTGGAAGAAGGAACAATCCACGGCTGGTCTGGCCTGGAGCTTCTCCCGTAATCAGAATGAGAGGTTCGTCTCTCACAGTACCCCTTACGCGTTTGTGATCTCGTCTCTTGTGGCGGAGGGACTAGCAATACGCTCAGCTATGGAACATGCAATCTCCCTTGAGATGAAGAACTTGGTGTTTGAATCGGACTCCCTGCAATTAGTGACAGCAATCACAGAGGGCTCAAGCTATTCAGACCTCTATGGAATCATCTCCCATATCTCTCTGTtatctttgtttttcaattctGTTTCATTTAGATTTTGCTCCCGTGAAAAGCTATCTTTAGAAGATGACCTAGCGAAGCAAGCTTTAAATGGCATTATACCAAACtccttttaattaattaaatgcaAGTAGttgtgccaaaaaaaaaaaaaaaaccacgaTACTTAAAATAGCAGTGTTCTAAAAGTCGGACCGCATAAATCTAAAGGAAACAATTTTTCTAGAacatatttcttaaaaaatatatagggCCTGTCGAATGAATAATCTCTTATAAAGCATATAATTACTGCCTAacaatttcttgaacattgataAATAATTGTTAGAAGCTATGAGAGTTTATGTGTAACAAACCTAAGATTTCGGAGTCCCCACCAAAAGCAGTACAAGAGCTTCCTTGGAAAATTCCTGGACTCAACCACCCCAGATTTCAATGCATCAATGTACATACCAAAGTTAAAAACTGTGGAGTTTATGATTTGCTCCGGATCGATTAATGGGCATGAAGTGTTCAGGAAACGACTGTTGTCTCCACCAGTACCACCTCGTGCACATAAGTAATTTGTTAAGTTACATCCGGATATCTTTGCACACGCTTCATGCCAACATGTGTCTTTCTTTTCAATTGCACTCAAGTACCAGAAAGCCCCAATAACCTGCCCAACAAATCGATCATATATTGTTCTAGCAAAGCTAAAGCAGTACTGTGAATAAGGGATAAAGAATCTCTTGCTGCTTACATGACTTGGCAACAAGTAAAGGAAAAGGTTTAAAGCAGCTCCAACCCACTTCGTTTGAGATACTGTACCAGAAGCTCTTGTCACTTCTTTAAAAATCGGATAGATCTCCTTCGACACCACTGACGTCATTTGCTTCCTTGAAACGAGAGTTAGAACCACCACCTGCGAGATCTCTAATCAATCAGAGTCTGATGTTGTTGAGAACTAGAGCTAGTAACAAACACACCTGGGGAATGGGGAGAACAGAGACAATGTCAACActgaagtagaaaaagaaaagtcTCTTCCTTATAGCCTTAGAATGCACAACTAACTCTCGCCTCTTAATGACGCTGGAGAACACGAGGAGCAACGAGctcatttataaaatgaaaaatgatgTGAATCACATAGAATACGTCAATAAGAGTACGAAGGACACATAGTTAGGTGTGAGCGTTGTGCTGTGCTTGTTAGCAGTTGATACTGTTGCAGAAAGACTACAAGCCCGTTATAATTTTGGTTTGTACTCGTTTGACATCTATTTAGTCAATGATATGTAGATTAGAACAGTCTCGATTGAACACAAGGGAAAAAACATTCAACTTTCTTTGCTTTTTTTCAAGTGTTTATTGGTGGAATGGAATGTCGGTGCtatatctttctttcttctttgcatgATTGATAGGTCCTCTAATTAATCTTTGTATTTCACGATTTCATATCAAAAAGCTAATTTTGGTTGATAGCATTATATATTCGTTGACAAAGAGAAATATCAATACACATTACAACTCAAAAACATGTTGAAACACACACAGTCCAAGTGGGATTGAATAGGGAGGACAACAAAACCAAAAGATGGCAGAAAATTAGATATTAGGACCTATCTTTATAGGTATATTGGGAGAGATCAAAATAGCATCCTCCTCATCATCAAGAAGGAGCAATGTGCAAGTGGCCTAGAGATGAATTATCCATGTCACCATCAATATGGTGAAGGCCAACAAGATCCAAGTGGTGGAAACCCGTCTGCCACGGCTCATATCTGCTTGTCCTGAACCCATTGAAGTGTCATCCGCGACTCGACCATTGCTCACTCTCTTACTGCACATCCATGATATTTAATAAGTATACAGAACAAATGAAACAAGATATAAATGTGAATCACAAAGCAGCATAAAAAAATCCCACAAGTAAAACCAACCAAAGATTTGTTCTTTATAAGGAAACTGCTGAgcataaaaaaaggaaactttAAGAATTCGAACACCAAACAATCACTCAAAACTCCATATCGAATCATAATCTAATCAAAAGCAGTTTGAAAACATCACTCAAAACGGCATACCTCGAAGGGTATCTGCAAGTTCCTTGACctgaaaacacacacataagAAATGAATTCAACAAGCTCCAAGAAAGGTAACAACTTtgaataaatgtaaaaaaaaaaaaagactttactGGGATTGATGGAAGTGAGAGCAGCGTTGTTGTTGAAATTGCAAGCATCGTCGGCGAGTCCGTTCTTCAAGTAGTAGTTGTTGAACACATACGACGCCATCTTCTGGATATCCGTCGGGTCGTTGCAAGCTCTACCCTGCTGGATCGGACTACAGTCCGCGCCTCCTTGTCCACATGCCCAATCGATCGCCGTCTGTAGCGACGAATCTTCCGCGTTGTTCTTCGCGACGCACCAAAGCTCCGCTTGAAGCACTTGTCCCCCGGCCTGCGCATCCGCAATCGCCACTAACATAATCGCCGtcgcggcgaggagagagagatggaggTGAGGGAGAGTCATAATCGTTtcagcagagagagagagaagagagtgggatgaagatgaagatgaagctaAAGAAGCGTTACGAAGAAGGTAAAGAGAGTTTTAAAGTCGCTGATTCGCCAGAAAGTTACCGTTAAAGGTTTCAGGAAGCTGGAAGATCTAACAGTGACGACGCAATGAGAGAGAGACTATTTCGGACTTTTTCCTGAGAGCGAAAATATCAGGGTGTATTATGCAGTTTTTGGATTCTAGCGATTGATGATTTGGGCTTTTGTTAGAACTTTCGGCCCATTAGAAAGATGTGAGGAATGCAATTTTATACTCGGATTACTGATGTGTCTTTTTGTTATTGGCTTTAGTTAAAAAAACGACCTGGCTTCACAGTCGTCTAAAAacgaatatttttttgtgatgtAGCTTTTCCTAAGGAAAAAACAGGACAGAGTAATCGAGAGAACACATTTGGGATTTTCTCGTGAAAGATAGAAAACTATGGGTGTATTATgtaatttttggattttagattTCGGCCCATTAAAAGAGGTAAAGGAATGTAATGGGCCCCACATAAGGAGCTGGACTCTCCAGCTTCCAATAATGCAAGTTCGCTCGGATTGATGACGTGTCCTTTCGTGATTGGTTAGGTTCATCGTGAAAGACTTTGAAGCTTAATCGTCGCGACCGAGAAAGAGAGAACTCATTTGTATCTTCcccggagaaaaaaaaaacacagccATGGCTTCACCGTCAGATCCCACCGATTCCTCTCGAGATCCAGCTACAGACCCAGAAACTCTTCCCCCGAACCCTATTCAAACCCAGAAACCCACCGTAGAGCAAGGAagtgaaaccctaaatctcgaATCAACGCAGAGAGATCTCGAGGCCTCCGACGCCATAGATCAGCAACCAGATCCATCGATCGAAGAGGACGAAACTGACGCAGCACAAGCCGTAACCTCCTCTAATTACCGCCGCGGAGGTgggccgaagaagaagaaagggttTCTCAAGAAACGTAAGCAGCAAGAGAAGTCAAGGGAGAAGCTTGAGATACTCTTGAAAACCCTAAAGCCCATTCCTTTCGCCCCGGCTAAAGCCCTAGACTTCTCTCGCCACgagaagctgttgaagacgttAGGGATCTGGGAGTTTCTTCACTTGGAGTTCGACCAAAACATCCGTCAGGATCTGGTTGCGAACCTTGTTGCTTATTATAGTCCTGAGAGCAGGTGTAGCTATGTGAATGGCTCTAGGGTTAACGTGACCCGTGCTGATTTGGCTCGAGCTTTGAAGCTGCCTAAGAAGAAAGACATTGTGGTTGCTGAGGAGGAGAGGGAGGTTTTGGAGAGGGATGAGTCAGCTAAGTTTGTAGATGAGATTCTGGAGACTTGGGTGCTACTGCATACTGATGATATGTGGATTATGCCTGTAGAGGTGGTTGAATGGGGAAGGGATGTAAAGGAGAAGAAGttggagaagcttgattgggCTGCATTGCTCTGGTTCATGGTTGAGAAAGAACTGAAAGCTGGTCCTGAGCTCGGTGATTGTTTCTTTGCTTCTCATCTGCAGCTGTTGATCAGAAGCCAGAAAGAAGATTTACTTAGGGAAGAATCtaatgatgatgaggatgatgatgttAAGGAGGTTGATGTTATGGTAAAGTCTCCAAAGGAAGATTGTTTGGATGTTaaggaggaggatgctgatgtTAAGGAGGTTGATGTTATGGTGAAGTCTCCAAAGGAAGATTGTTTGGAGGTTAAGGAGGAGGAAGATGTTGGTGCTGCAGATTCAGGAAGAGATAATTGTGCCACTGATGCCACTGAATTAAAGGAAGAAGAAACTTATGTGGAAGAACATATGATTGAACTGAATCTCGGGCAAGAGACTGTGTCTGAAATGGTCGCTGAGGAGCAGGAGCAAGGCCCTGTTGAGGAACAGCCAATGGATGTTGAGGAAGATAAGAAGGAAGAGGTTGAAAAGTGGTCGTGGAATGAAGACTCTCATGCTGGTACTTCCCATTTCCTTCGCCACTGCGATCTTAGTATCGCTACAGAAGGAGACGAAGAGAACAACATAGAAGGGCCCATGGAAATGGGAGAAGACGAACAGATTGAAGATCTTGAGGAAGAGGAAACGGAGGAAGATAAAGAAAGGAATGAAGGAGGGTTTCCCTTTTTTCCAAATGGAGACTCCCTTCATGGAGATGGCATGTTAGGAGATGTATCTCCCTTACGTTTTTCCTCTGGGTTACAGATGCACGGCAACTCAACCGGTGGTCATTTCCTTGCTTCTAGGGTTGACATGCATATGGCTATGGGCTCAGGTAGTAACACCAACAACAAGAGGCAGATTGATCATGAGAATGATATGTCCTATCACAACCCTGACGGTAAGAGGATGAGGACTGAAGAGCCGTCTTGGAATGAAAAGCCGCAACCAGTTGAGGTATGCGTGGATCAGATTCTGCTGTGGGCTGAGAAAGCTAGGATGTCATGTGCTCAAAAGGATCGGGAGCGTGCGCAATCTGCGATGAACCAGGAGTATCTGATGAGCGAGCTGCAAAGGAAAGATGAAATGATTCATGATCTTGAAAGAAGCAAGTATGAGGAGCAACAGAGAAAAGATTTAATGATCTATAGGCTTGAGAGTGAGCTTCGGATGATGACAAGTGTATTAGAAGGATACAGGAAGGCTCTGAAAGAAACCAAAAAGGCATCAGCTGAGCACAGGAAGCGTTGCCCTTTGCGTGATGATAAACCTGTCTACAAGGATGTTAAAGGCTCTGGAGGTTTAGTTCTGAGCGTTGCTGAAATTGAGAAGCTGAGATTGAAGCGAGAAGGGGAAGACAGGATGACACGAGCTCGAATAGAGAGACAGATCGAGGAGTTTGGAAGTGAATGGTTTAAAGTGTTTCAAGAGCAAATGGATGCTGTGGAGTCGCTAAACGAGAGATTGATCGTGGTTGAAAATGAAGTGAAGATCTGTAGAGAAACACTTTCGGAAAGTAAGAACGATGAGCCTTCTGAagctgttgctgctgctgctacaGAAGAGACATGATGAGATGCTGTTAAGGTATTTTACTACTCTCTTTTACTCAAATGTCCAGTTTAACTTTATACTattgttttttccttttcttgcaGGTTTCTGCAAATCAGTGAAGCTTTTGAAGATCAGATATTATTTTGCTTCGTTTTGTATGATGTAGACGATGTTGATTGAATCTCTTTAATCTCGTTCTAGGAAATGTAATCAACGGTTGTGATCAGTTCCAGTCTTAATTAGCACTATATTGTATCAACATTTAGTCATCTTTGAGACTTGTTAAGCTAGTGTTAAACAACTTCAAATCCGTTGTCAGATTCCTGGTATTTCGGAATGCGTGTATGGTCCGTCCGGTCGGTAGTATACATATCAGCTCTAATTGATTCATTCTTGGAtatgttcttttattttttctatataatagATGAAGAAGTACCTTCACTGGATTCCCCTTAATGTATATGAATGGTATTTTCTATTCTAAATTTAGAAgataatataacaatatttattttagagtaGGAAATACAGGTAGTGGAATGTAAACATCCAAAGTCAAATATAGAAATGTGGTGgagatattttataaaaagctCCAATTATAGCATACTTTAATGatgtaattaaattataaataagatTGTatcattttttgaaaactaGTGGTtgaatatttcattaattttaaatttttcgttttaaaatCGATTTTGTCTCTTTTAAAATCACTAGAGCCTGTCCCGGGCTACGTCCGggttttttctataattttagttaaatttataactctaaatttatatttgtaaatgtaCATTAGAACCTATCATAAAATACTAATTAATAGAAAAATcaagttatttatttattcgtTGTTCTTTTTCAATGAATTTAAAATGGTTAAAACTCACAATTGTTGTGTTGTTCATTAGAAATTGTATATAATATGAagtttgtgtttaaaaaaaagtgttttaaaaaatggtCAAAAATGGACTTACAGTTATTTAACTTTAGtaatgttcaatttttttattttattgattatttttagtgtaaaataattaaattaacaaaTGATTTAAACATTGTTATTTTAGAATTATTGAGTTCACATTTATAGGTCTTCCGTCTTCAAGAGGAACTACAAAGCTACATATTAGCCGGCTTCTTATTTGGTCtatttcaattgataaattaagTTCAAGGTCTAACTAAGTTTACAGCTACGCAATCTTGGTTTATGAtacattttgaaaatgttttataagtGACTGAAGAAAAATAATCTCTAGAAAAATTGTTAAATGCCATTGATGAGATCTCGGTAGAAATAAAGTAAATGAAATCTGAAAACTATAGTCTTTCTAAGCCAAACCCGGGTTCGAATGTCCACAAAAGCAGCCAATTTTTTctgtttcaaaaagaaattgatTAACATTGTTTCTGACTTTAACAAACAATTATTTAAATCTGTTACTTTTTTATACTAAATCGAACTATCTTCTGATAGAGAATAAGTGAGTCGAAATATcaccaaaactaaaaaaaaagtattatccTCCAAAATGGGGCATAGTTCATGAGAAGATAATACAAATGAAAAATAGGACACAAACTAAACCACACCGAATAACGGCCATGACTGCAAATTAAGAAACACGACCTTCTCTCAAAACCctgactctctttttttttcttaaataagttAAGCTTCTTTGGGGGAAAATAAGATCCCTCACTCTTGCTTACTTAGTGAGGAAACTATGCTATTATTTCTTGGCATTGTCCCCATCATCACTTGTTAAATAAacgttcttcttctttgctacTGGCTTTTAGTTTTTCCTTTTTGGTTGTAAAACATCTAACGCTTGTCAGTAAAAATAACTaatggtttacgcttttcctcaaGTATCGGAACATTACCTTTGGTATTGATAGTTGAtacaaaactataaaacaatAGTAATTATGTGAATGCCACTTCATAATCATTCTTCAGGAATTATTATTGTCAATCATCAATCATCATTCATTTTAGTCAGACCAACCCAATATATGATTTGGAGGAACTTGAAAACA
This Brassica napus cultivar Da-Ae chromosome C6, Da-Ae, whole genome shotgun sequence DNA region includes the following protein-coding sequences:
- the LOC106432113 gene encoding uncharacterized protein LOC106432113, yielding MASPSDPTDSSRDPATDPETLPPNPIQTQKPTVEQGSETLNLESTQRDLEASDAIDQQPDPSIEEDETDAAQAVTSSNYRRGGGPKKKKGFLKKRKQQEKSREKLEILLKTLKPIPFAPAKALDFSRHEKLLKTLGIWEFLHLEFDQNIRQDLVANLVAYYSPESRCSYVNGSRVNVTRADLARALKLPKKKDIVVAEEEREVLERDESAKFVDEILETWVLLHTDDMWIMPVEVVEWGRDVKEKKLEKLDWAALLWFMVEKELKAGPELGDCFFASHLQLLIRSQKEDLLREESNDDEDDDVKEVDVMVKSPKEDCLDVKEEDADVKEVDVMVKSPKEDCLEVKEEEDVGAADSGRDNCATDATELKEEETYVEEHMIELNLGQETVSEMVAEEQEQGPVEEQPMDVEEDKKEEVEKWSWNEDSHAGTSHFLRHCDLSIATEGDEENNIEGPMEMGEDEQIEDLEEEETEEDKERNEGGFPFFPNGDSLHGDGMLGDVSPLRFSSGLQMHGNSTGGHFLASRVDMHMAMGSGSNTNNKRQIDHENDMSYHNPDGKRMRTEEPSWNEKPQPVEVCVDQILLWAEKARMSCAQKDRERAQSAMNQEYLMSELQRKDEMIHDLERSKYEEQQRKDLMIYRLESELRMMTSVLEGYRKALKETKKASAEHRKRCPLRDDKPVYKDVKGSGGLVLSVAEIEKLRLKREGEDRMTRARIERQIEEFGSEWFKVFQEQMDAVESLNERLIVVENEVKICRETLSESKNDEPSEAVAAAATEET
- the LOC106432116 gene encoding PLASMODESMATA CALLOSE-BINDING PROTEIN 5 — protein: MTLPHLHLSLLAATAIMLVAIADAQAGGQVLQAELWCVAKNNAEDSSLQTAIDWACGQGGADCSPIQQGRACNDPTDIQKMASYVFNNYYLKNGLADDACNFNNNAALTSINPSQGTCRYPSSKRVSNGRVADDTSMGSGQADMSRGRRVSTTWILLAFTILMVTWIIHL